The DNA window TGATCTGCCCGGCATCCTGCAGTTGGAACGAATGCTGTTGGGCATCGAACGTCGGCGCGATATTGACTACTTCCTCAATGACGCCAGCGGGCTATGGCGCACTGCCGTGTGGGAACTTGACGGCAGCATGGGCGGTTATCTGGCTTCGGTGGCGCATCCGGCTTCCCGCCTGTTGGGGCCGGGCTGTAGCCACAGCGAAGAGATTGCCCTGGAGTTGATCGGTTGGATGCTGGATCGCCACCATCGCGGTACCACGCCTGTGGTGCTGGTACCGGCGCAACGTTCCGCCCTCAGCCAGGTGCTGTTGCAGTGGGGCGGGCGGATTTGTGAATTGCATTTGGCGCAGGTGAAAGGCCGTGCGCTACAACCCGGCGGTGTGGTTATGCCGTCCTTCCTGCCGGAAAGCGGTTAGACAACACCACAACAAGACCAATGGGGGAATTATGCAAACTGACAGCGCGGTCCTGGGGACCAAAAGCGTCACATTCAAATGGGTGGTGCCGCGGTTGGCACTGATGATGTTTCTGCAGTTCTTTGTTTGGGGGGCGTGGTACGTCACGCTCGGCGTAGTGATGGGTAAGTTCGGCCTGGCGGCGATCATCGGCGATGCTTACTCGACCGGGCCGATCGCTTCGATTCTGTCACCGTTTGTGCTGGGCATGCTGGTCGATCGCTTCTTCGCATCGCAGAAGGTGCTGGGGGTGCTGCATCTGATCGGTGCCGGGTTGTTGTGGCTGATGCCCGGCTTCTTCAGCAGTGGACAGAGCGGCCTGTTGTGGATCATTTTCGGTTATATGTTGTGTTATATGCCGACTATCGCTCTCAGCAACAACGTGGCGTTTTATAGCCTGAGCAACAGCGAAAAAGCCTTTCCTGTGGTGCGGGCGTTCGGCACCTTTGGCTGGATTGTCGCTGGGCTGATCGTCGGTGCCAGCGGATTGTCAGACAGTACCGGTATTTTCACACTGGCGGCGGTGGCCTCGTTGGTGTTGGCCATTTACAGCTTCACCTTGCCACACACCCCGGCACCGGAACGCGGCAAACCGATAAAAATGCGTGACCTGCTGTGTGCCGATGCTTTCGCCATGCTCAAGCAGCGACACTTCCTGGTGTTTATCATCTGCGCGACGCTGATCTCTATCCCGCTGGCGGCCTACTATGCCTATGCCGCGCCTTTCATCGCGGCGACCGGTTTCAGCAATGTCGGCGGGGTGATGTCGCTGGGGCAGATGTCCGAACTGTTCTTTATGCTGCTGATCCCGTTTCTGTTTGTACGGCTGGGCATCAAGGTGATGCTGTTGATTGGCATGTTGGCGTGGTTCCTGCGCTACGTGATGTTTGCGCTGGGGAT is part of the Serratia quinivorans genome and encodes:
- the yegT gene encoding Putative nucleoside transporter yegT is translated as MQTDSAVLGTKSVTFKWVVPRLALMMFLQFFVWGAWYVTLGVVMGKFGLAAIIGDAYSTGPIASILSPFVLGMLVDRFFASQKVLGVLHLIGAGLLWLMPGFFSSGQSGLLWIIFGYMLCYMPTIALSNNVAFYSLSNSEKAFPVVRAFGTFGWIVAGLIVGASGLSDSTGIFTLAAVASLVLAIYSFTLPHTPAPERGKPIKMRDLLCADAFAMLKQRHFLVFIICATLISIPLAAYYAYAAPFIAATGFSNVGGVMSLGQMSELFFMLLIPFLFVRLGIKVMLLIGMLAWFLRYVMFALGITEELRWMIYLGIILHGMCYDFFFVIGFIYTDKVAGDKVKGQAQSLLVLFTYGLGMLIGSQISGALFNRLVTAEGAAALPQWQSFWWYPAIGALAIAALFFFTFNYREIPQGEQRDD